One window of Mesorhizobium loti R88b genomic DNA carries:
- a CDS encoding ABC transporter permease — MLLQRFLIRLLTMLITLFGVAVVVFVVIRVAPGDPIAMMLPPGATDADIARLRALYGLDKTIVQQFFIWLSGVIRGDFGTSISLRQDVLGLVFNRLPATLELAIVALLMAVGLGGTTAIIGARERGTAVEAGIDIASGAALSIPDFLWGLVLILLFGVLVPIFDISGRVSPQLDLPFVTQFYLFESILRLRLDLTWDLLKHMLMPAVALALPLAAIISQLLKQSLKEVLDLDYVVLARVKGFSETQVILREALKNAALPTLTLVGVQFTFLIGGTVIVERLFSYEGLGNMAIDAVINRDLPLIQGIVLVFALLFVLINLAVDMMYALLNPRLRRG, encoded by the coding sequence ATGCTCCTGCAACGATTCCTGATTCGTCTTCTGACGATGCTGATCACGCTGTTCGGTGTGGCCGTCGTTGTCTTCGTCGTGATCCGCGTCGCGCCTGGCGATCCGATCGCCATGATGCTGCCGCCCGGCGCGACGGATGCCGACATTGCCCGGCTGCGCGCGCTCTACGGGCTCGACAAGACCATCGTGCAGCAATTCTTCATCTGGCTGTCCGGCGTTATCAGGGGCGATTTCGGCACCTCGATCTCGCTCAGGCAAGACGTGCTCGGCCTTGTCTTCAACCGGCTGCCGGCCACGCTGGAGTTGGCCATCGTCGCGCTGTTGATGGCCGTAGGGTTGGGCGGCACCACCGCGATCATCGGCGCGCGCGAGCGCGGCACGGCGGTCGAGGCTGGCATAGACATCGCCAGTGGTGCGGCCTTGTCCATCCCCGACTTCCTGTGGGGCCTAGTGCTGATCCTGCTGTTCGGTGTGCTGGTGCCGATCTTCGACATTTCCGGCCGCGTGTCACCGCAGCTCGACCTGCCCTTCGTCACGCAGTTCTACCTGTTCGAGAGCATTCTGCGCCTGCGCCTCGACCTGACCTGGGACCTCCTAAAGCACATGCTGATGCCGGCAGTGGCGCTGGCACTGCCGCTGGCGGCGATCATTTCGCAATTGCTGAAACAGTCACTGAAGGAAGTGCTCGACCTCGACTATGTCGTGCTGGCGCGGGTCAAGGGGTTTTCGGAAACGCAGGTCATCCTGCGCGAGGCGCTGAAGAACGCCGCCTTGCCAACGCTGACCCTGGTCGGTGTGCAGTTCACCTTTCTCATCGGCGGCACCGTCATCGTCGAGCGGCTGTTCTCCTATGAAGGCCTCGGCAACATGGCGATCGACGCCGTCATCAACCGCGACCTGCCGCTGATCCAGGGCATCGTGCTGGTCTTCGCGCTGCTGTTCGTGCTGATCAACCTCGCCGTCGACATGATGTATGCGCTGCTCAATCCGAGGCTGCGCCGTGGATAA
- a CDS encoding phytoene desaturase family protein codes for MSEFDAIFVGAGHNSLACAAHLTLKGWKTGIFERSATIGGAVQTGEFTLPGFRHDFGAMNLSLFAGSAFHRKYANELKAQGLEFAPVADCFASAFPDGRWFGVSNDLEKTATRMAAFSATDAATWRKLVAAFPAEAEHLFRLLGSPMSARALAGTAWNLWRKKGMSGTLDTGRLLLSSPRAWLEENFESPHVRATLATWGMHLDFAPDIAGGAVFPYLESMANQSFGMVLGKGGADTIIRALSGMVTSAGGKIVTGADVVEITVSAGKATGVRLASGETHTATKAVIAGVAPKALTGKLLANGSGDVGFDTAMQKFRHAPGTMMIHLAIDDLPDWRAGAELRQFAYVHLSPSLDAMSRTYQQAMAGMLPDEPVLVVGQPSAIDPSRAPQGKHVLWVQVRMLPAEILGDAAGKIAPAHWDQAKDTYADRVLDIIETYAPGLRAKILGRSVFSPIDLERENPNLVGGDQVCGSHHLAQNFLFRPARGYAGWNTPVANLHLTGAATWPGAGTGAASGFMLAQQLGGG; via the coding sequence GTGAGCGAGTTCGACGCCATCTTTGTCGGGGCGGGCCACAACAGTCTGGCATGCGCCGCGCATCTGACGCTCAAAGGCTGGAAAACCGGGATTTTCGAGCGCAGTGCAACAATCGGCGGCGCCGTCCAGACCGGCGAATTCACCCTTCCAGGCTTCCGCCACGATTTCGGTGCGATGAATCTGAGCCTGTTTGCCGGCTCTGCCTTCCACCGGAAATATGCAAATGAATTGAAAGCGCAGGGTCTGGAGTTCGCGCCTGTCGCCGATTGTTTCGCCAGCGCCTTCCCGGATGGACGCTGGTTCGGCGTCAGCAACGATCTGGAAAAAACCGCGACGCGCATGGCCGCGTTTTCAGCCACCGATGCCGCGACATGGCGCAAGCTGGTTGCCGCTTTTCCGGCCGAGGCCGAGCATCTGTTCCGGCTGCTAGGCTCGCCAATGAGCGCCCGTGCGCTTGCCGGCACCGCCTGGAACCTGTGGCGCAAGAAGGGCATGTCCGGCACGCTCGACACCGGCCGGCTTTTGCTGTCCTCACCCCGCGCATGGCTGGAGGAAAATTTCGAGTCGCCCCACGTGCGGGCGACGCTCGCCACCTGGGGCATGCATCTCGACTTCGCCCCTGACATCGCCGGCGGTGCCGTGTTCCCCTATCTGGAATCGATGGCCAACCAGAGCTTTGGCATGGTGCTGGGCAAGGGTGGCGCTGACACCATCATTCGTGCGCTGTCGGGCATGGTCACCTCGGCCGGCGGCAAGATCGTCACCGGCGCCGACGTGGTGGAAATCACCGTTTCCGCTGGCAAGGCGACCGGGGTGCGGCTCGCGTCCGGTGAGACGCATACGGCGACCAAGGCGGTCATCGCCGGTGTTGCGCCCAAGGCACTGACTGGGAAGTTGCTGGCCAACGGTTCCGGCGACGTCGGTTTCGATACGGCGATGCAAAAATTCCGCCATGCGCCGGGCACGATGATGATCCACCTGGCGATCGACGATTTACCCGACTGGCGCGCCGGAGCAGAGTTGCGGCAGTTCGCCTATGTGCATCTGTCGCCGTCGCTCGATGCGATGTCTCGCACCTACCAGCAGGCGATGGCGGGCATGCTGCCGGACGAGCCGGTGCTGGTCGTCGGCCAGCCCTCGGCGATCGATCCGTCGCGCGCGCCTCAGGGCAAGCATGTGCTGTGGGTGCAGGTGCGCATGCTGCCCGCCGAAATCCTGGGCGATGCGGCCGGCAAGATCGCGCCCGCGCATTGGGATCAGGCCAAGGACACCTACGCTGACCGTGTCCTCGACATCATCGAGACCTATGCGCCGGGCCTGCGCGCGAAAATCCTTGGCCGTTCGGTGTTCTCACCCATCGACCTCGAGCGAGAGAACCCGAACCTCGTCGGTGGCGACCAGGTCTGCGGCAGCCATCATCTGGCGCAGAACTTCTTGTTCCGCCCGGCGCGCGGCTATGCCGGCTGGAACACGCCGGTCGCCAATCTGCATCTCACAGGGGCCGCGACATGGCCGGGCGCCGGCACCGGTGCGGCCTCCGGCTTCATGCTCGCGCAACAGCTTGGCGGAGGGTAG
- a CDS encoding ABC transporter substrate-binding protein codes for MTINRRELLGYSAAALGVAAVGLPQIAKAAAGELTIAYNVNLPSWDPTTGPSAVNPTIQGLYQSVFDQFIPQKPDLSFAPGLLTEWGWNDDRTKVMMTVREGVKWHDGSPFTPEDVVWSLQRAGDEKTGNPIQFVWKNVNNFKIDGNKITGDVVQFDPVYFKWMSFLTGYILPKAYYEKVGAEGFEKAPIGTGPYMVEKFERNAFLRLKANPTYWGGKPAFENVTIKFVTDAASRVAEIESGSSQVTLEIPYEEYDRLIAKDGLAGSCKNVSDIGMIFFNNKDAMLDKNVRQAAVMAVDKELLVKRLLRGYGQPIATLETPEYAAYDPSIKVEHNPKKAKELLAASGYSPEKPAKITIQTTKGFKPKDYEMVQAIVGMWRKVGIEATIEVYEIAKHYELRAAHKLAPAAFYNWGNAIGDPTTSTGFAMFGPSPHSSWKTDDLDAKIGPLWGEKDEAKRIAGWKAVDKYIAEQAYVLPVLQFAQPVVHAKGVKVVQHLSGALLPALMTPA; via the coding sequence ATGACAATCAACAGACGCGAATTGCTGGGATACAGTGCCGCGGCACTTGGGGTGGCCGCAGTCGGCCTGCCACAGATCGCCAAGGCGGCGGCTGGCGAACTGACCATCGCCTACAACGTCAACCTGCCGTCCTGGGATCCGACCACCGGACCCTCGGCGGTGAACCCGACGATCCAGGGTCTTTACCAATCGGTGTTCGACCAGTTCATCCCACAGAAGCCGGACCTCTCCTTCGCGCCGGGCCTGCTCACCGAATGGGGCTGGAACGACGACCGCACCAAGGTGATGATGACGGTGCGCGAAGGCGTGAAATGGCATGACGGCTCACCGTTCACGCCCGAGGATGTGGTCTGGTCGCTGCAGCGGGCAGGCGACGAAAAGACCGGCAACCCGATCCAGTTCGTCTGGAAGAACGTCAACAATTTCAAGATCGACGGCAATAAGATCACGGGCGATGTCGTTCAGTTCGACCCGGTCTATTTCAAATGGATGTCGTTCCTGACCGGCTACATCCTGCCCAAGGCCTATTACGAGAAGGTCGGCGCCGAAGGCTTCGAGAAGGCGCCGATCGGCACCGGTCCGTATATGGTGGAAAAATTCGAGCGCAACGCCTTCCTGCGGCTGAAGGCCAATCCGACCTACTGGGGCGGCAAGCCGGCCTTCGAGAATGTGACGATCAAGTTCGTCACCGACGCGGCGAGCCGCGTCGCCGAAATCGAATCCGGTTCCTCGCAGGTGACGCTCGAGATCCCCTATGAGGAATACGACCGCCTGATCGCCAAGGACGGGCTGGCCGGCTCGTGCAAGAACGTCTCCGACATCGGCATGATCTTCTTCAACAACAAGGACGCCATGCTGGACAAGAATGTCCGCCAGGCAGCCGTGATGGCGGTGGACAAGGAGCTTCTGGTCAAGCGGTTGCTGCGCGGCTACGGCCAGCCGATCGCGACGCTGGAAACGCCGGAATACGCCGCCTACGATCCGTCGATCAAGGTTGAGCACAATCCGAAGAAGGCCAAGGAATTGCTGGCGGCCTCCGGCTACTCACCGGAGAAGCCGGCCAAGATCACCATCCAGACCACCAAGGGCTTCAAGCCCAAGGACTACGAGATGGTGCAGGCGATCGTCGGCATGTGGCGCAAAGTCGGCATCGAGGCGACGATCGAAGTCTACGAGATCGCCAAGCATTACGAACTGCGCGCCGCCCACAAGCTGGCACCGGCGGCCTTCTACAACTGGGGCAATGCCATCGGCGATCCGACCACGTCGACCGGCTTCGCCATGTTCGGGCCGTCGCCGCACTCGTCGTGGAAGACCGACGACCTCGATGCCAAGATCGGGCCGCTGTGGGGCGAGAAGGACGAAGCCAAGCGCATTGCCGGCTGGAAGGCCGTCGACAAATACATCGCCGAGCAGGCCTACGTGCTGCCGGTGCTGCAGTTCGCACAGCCGGTCGTGCATGCCAAGGGCGTCAAGGTGGTGCAGCATCTTTCCGGCGCGCTGCTGCCGGCGCTGATGACCCCGGCCTGA
- a CDS encoding SDR family NAD(P)-dependent oxidoreductase, translating to MTAATAIAGKHALVTGGGSGVGRAIALALAGAGVSVTICGRREAELAKVAGESEGIFGIAADVTNETAMAALYETAEATRGPFDIVVANAGMAGSTPAHKTTLADWQRTLDVNLTGAFLTVKPALTGMAARKTGRIVFIASTAGLKGYAYVAPYVAAKHGVVGLMRALAAETAKSGVTVNAVCPGFVETDMLEESIQRIVEKTGRSVEQARTSLSSTNPQGRFIQPQEIAAAVLWLCGDAAQSITGQAISISGGETW from the coding sequence ATGACGGCCGCAACAGCGATCGCCGGCAAGCATGCGCTGGTCACCGGCGGCGGCTCCGGCGTCGGCCGGGCCATCGCGCTGGCGCTGGCTGGTGCTGGCGTCAGTGTGACCATTTGCGGTCGACGTGAAGCCGAGCTTGCCAAGGTTGCGGGCGAAAGCGAAGGTATTTTCGGCATCGCCGCCGATGTCACCAATGAGACAGCGATGGCCGCGCTTTACGAAACGGCGGAGGCGACGCGCGGGCCGTTCGACATCGTCGTCGCCAATGCCGGCATGGCCGGAAGCACGCCGGCGCACAAGACCACACTCGCCGACTGGCAGCGGACGCTCGACGTCAATTTGACCGGAGCCTTCCTGACGGTGAAGCCGGCGCTGACCGGCATGGCCGCGCGCAAGACGGGGCGGATCGTGTTCATTGCTTCGACGGCAGGGCTGAAGGGCTACGCCTATGTCGCGCCTTATGTGGCGGCCAAGCACGGCGTCGTCGGCCTGATGCGGGCGCTTGCCGCCGAGACGGCGAAATCCGGTGTCACCGTCAACGCTGTCTGCCCGGGCTTCGTCGAGACCGACATGCTGGAGGAGTCCATTCAGCGCATTGTCGAAAAGACCGGCCGTTCGGTCGAGCAGGCGCGAACAAGCCTTTCCTCAACCAACCCGCAAGGCCGCTTCATCCAGCCGCAGGAAATTGCCGCCGCTGTGCTCTGGTTGTGTGGTGACGCCGCGCAATCGATCACCGGACAGGCAATTTCGATCTCAGGAGGCGAGACATGGTAG
- a CDS encoding ABC transporter permease, with protein sequence MRCSIRGCAVDKPSTSRRGLSPRLWLAGGWLLLALLAAIFAPLIAPQDPLAQDLMLERLPPFWLDGAEPGYWLGTDSLGRDLLSRLIFGGRIAFIVAFSAAIAACLVGSTLGLIAGYFGGWADRIISRIVDVWMAFPPVLFAVLLVAVLGTGLSSVILAIAIIDWTRFCRVIRAEAMGQSRMDYVENARIAGYGRIGIMVREVLPNVVPSIVALLSLEMGIAVIVEAILSFVNLSISTDDPTWGGIIAEGRLSIHQAWWVLVFPLITLILTVLSFSQFGEALKTRFDPVLR encoded by the coding sequence ATGCGCTGCTCAATCCGAGGCTGCGCCGTGGATAAGCCAAGCACCTCAAGGCGCGGACTGAGCCCCAGGCTGTGGCTGGCCGGCGGCTGGCTGTTGCTGGCGCTGCTGGCGGCGATCTTCGCGCCGCTAATCGCGCCGCAGGATCCGCTGGCGCAGGATTTGATGCTGGAGCGGCTGCCGCCGTTCTGGCTCGATGGTGCCGAGCCCGGCTATTGGCTGGGCACCGACAGCCTCGGCCGCGATCTCTTGTCCCGCCTGATCTTCGGCGGCCGCATCGCCTTCATCGTCGCCTTTTCCGCCGCGATAGCCGCCTGCCTCGTCGGCTCGACGCTTGGGCTGATCGCCGGCTATTTCGGCGGCTGGGCCGACCGCATCATCTCGCGCATCGTCGATGTCTGGATGGCGTTTCCACCGGTGCTGTTCGCCGTCCTGCTGGTGGCTGTGCTCGGCACCGGCCTCAGCTCCGTCATCCTTGCGATTGCCATCATCGACTGGACGCGATTCTGCCGGGTGATCCGCGCCGAGGCGATGGGCCAGTCGCGCATGGACTATGTCGAGAATGCCCGCATCGCCGGCTATGGCCGCATCGGCATCATGGTGCGCGAGGTGCTGCCCAATGTGGTGCCATCGATCGTGGCGCTGCTGTCGCTGGAAATGGGTATCGCCGTCATCGTCGAGGCCATCCTGTCCTTCGTCAATCTGTCGATCTCGACCGATGATCCAACCTGGGGCGGCATCATCGCCGAGGGTCGGCTTTCGATCCATCAGGCCTGGTGGGTGCTGGTGTTCCCGCTGATCACGCTGATCCTCACCGTTTTGTCGTTCAGCCAGTTCGGCGAGGCGCTGAAGACGCGCTTCGACCCGGTGCTGCGATGA
- a CDS encoding VOC family protein — protein sequence MKTTLRNATLAAAVLGSAGIASADSIPGMRGHDHTGITVPDMKQAVDFFTEVVGCKKAMSFGPFADDKGTFMHDLLGVDPKAVIEQVTMVRCGYGSNIELFKYTAPDQKDLTPKNSDIGGFHIAFYVDDVAAAKAYLDGKGVKTRLGPLPVKEGPAAGQTILYFQAPWGLQLEAISYPDGMAYEKGAETVLWSPKNPDK from the coding sequence ATGAAGACGACACTACGTAATGCAACGCTCGCCGCCGCTGTCCTTGGCAGCGCCGGCATAGCCTCGGCGGATTCGATCCCAGGCATGCGCGGGCACGACCATACCGGCATCACCGTTCCCGACATGAAGCAGGCCGTCGACTTCTTCACCGAAGTGGTCGGCTGCAAGAAGGCGATGTCGTTTGGTCCATTCGCCGACGACAAGGGCACGTTCATGCATGATCTTCTGGGCGTCGATCCCAAGGCAGTCATCGAGCAGGTCACCATGGTTCGCTGCGGCTATGGATCGAACATCGAGCTGTTCAAATACACCGCGCCCGATCAGAAAGACCTGACGCCGAAGAACAGCGACATTGGCGGCTTCCACATCGCCTTCTATGTCGATGATGTCGCCGCGGCGAAAGCCTATCTCGACGGCAAGGGCGTCAAGACAAGGCTGGGGCCTTTGCCGGTCAAGGAAGGGCCCGCTGCCGGCCAGACCATCCTCTATTTCCAGGCGCCCTGGGGGCTGCAGCTGGAAGCGATCAGCTATCCCGACGGCATGGCCTATGAGAAGGGTGCCGAGACGGTGCTGTGGAGCCCGAAGAACCCGGACAAGTGA
- a CDS encoding bifunctional salicylyl-CoA 5-hydroxylase/oxidoreductase: MKVAVLGGGPAGLYFAISMKLRDAAHDVTVFERNRADDTFGWGVVLSAETLENLAENDPVSAVWIKKHFAYWDDIAVIHDGVRTVSSGHGFCGIGRKRLLVLLQRRARELGVRLMFETDIADPRPYMETHDLVVAADGLNSRARNTFVDVFKPDIDTRKCKFVWLGTNQKFDDAFTFIFEKTEHGWVWAHAYQFDSDTATFIVECSEQTWAAFGFGAMTQQQSIAVCERIFAKHLGGHSLMTNANHIRGSAWINFPRVLCERWSYKNLALMGDAAASAHFSIGSGTKLALESAVALAEYVETEPDLEAAFRRYEDARRTEVLKLQSAARNSLEWFEEVERYLGLDPVQFNYSLLTRSQRISHENLRLRDAEWLGGAEEWFQRQAGAGGNRLRRAPMFAPFKLRDMKLQNRVVVSPMAQYKAVDGCPTDWHFTHYAERAKGGAGLVYIEMTCVSPEGRITPGCPGFYAPEHEVAWKRLVDFVHAETEAKLCAQIGHSGAKGSTRLGWEGTDVPLASGNWPIMAASAVAWSPENQVPKAMDRADMDLVRGQFVASAEMAHRCGFDMLEIHAAHGYLLSSFITPVTNRRTDDYGGSLENRMRYPLEIFRAVRAAWPAGKPISMRISANDWVGIEGVTPADAVEIARLLHEAGVDICDVSAGQTSALAKPVYGRMFQTPFSDRIRNEVGMATMAVGNIYEPDHVNSILMAGRADLVALARPHLADPYWTLHAAVTLGDRGVKWPDPYLPGRDQLYRLAERDAAAGLKV, from the coding sequence ATGAAGGTTGCGGTTCTCGGCGGCGGACCAGCCGGCCTCTACTTTGCCATCTCTATGAAGCTGCGGGACGCCGCCCATGACGTGACGGTGTTCGAGCGCAACCGCGCCGATGACACGTTTGGCTGGGGCGTGGTGCTGTCGGCCGAAACGCTCGAAAATCTTGCCGAGAATGATCCGGTCAGCGCCGTCTGGATCAAGAAGCATTTTGCCTATTGGGACGACATCGCCGTTATCCATGACGGCGTGCGCACGGTCTCGTCAGGCCATGGCTTCTGCGGCATCGGCCGCAAGCGGCTGCTGGTCCTGCTGCAGCGCCGTGCGCGCGAACTCGGCGTCAGGCTGATGTTCGAGACCGATATCGCCGATCCCCGCCCCTATATGGAAACGCATGATCTGGTTGTCGCTGCCGACGGGCTGAATTCCCGGGCGCGCAACACCTTTGTCGATGTCTTCAAGCCCGACATCGACACCCGCAAATGCAAGTTCGTCTGGCTCGGCACCAACCAGAAATTCGACGACGCCTTCACCTTCATCTTCGAGAAGACCGAGCATGGCTGGGTGTGGGCGCACGCCTACCAGTTCGACAGCGACACCGCGACCTTCATCGTCGAATGCAGCGAGCAGACCTGGGCTGCCTTCGGCTTCGGCGCGATGACGCAGCAGCAGTCCATCGCAGTCTGCGAGCGAATCTTCGCCAAGCATCTTGGCGGCCATTCGCTGATGACCAATGCCAACCATATCAGGGGTTCGGCCTGGATCAACTTCCCGCGCGTGCTGTGCGAGCGCTGGTCTTACAAGAACCTGGCGCTGATGGGCGACGCGGCGGCATCGGCGCATTTCTCGATCGGCTCCGGCACCAAGCTGGCGCTGGAAAGTGCCGTGGCGCTGGCCGAATATGTCGAGACCGAGCCGGACCTCGAAGCTGCCTTCCGCAGATATGAGGATGCCCGCCGCACCGAGGTGCTGAAGCTGCAATCGGCGGCACGCAATTCACTGGAATGGTTCGAGGAGGTCGAGCGCTATCTCGGCCTCGATCCGGTGCAGTTCAACTATTCGCTGCTGACGCGTTCGCAGCGCATCAGCCACGAGAATTTGCGGCTGCGCGATGCCGAGTGGCTGGGCGGCGCGGAAGAGTGGTTCCAGCGCCAGGCGGGTGCCGGCGGCAACAGGCTGCGCCGGGCGCCGATGTTCGCGCCGTTCAAGCTGCGCGACATGAAGCTGCAAAACCGTGTCGTCGTTTCGCCGATGGCGCAGTACAAGGCCGTCGACGGCTGCCCGACCGACTGGCATTTCACCCACTACGCCGAGCGGGCCAAGGGCGGCGCCGGCCTCGTCTATATCGAGATGACCTGCGTCAGTCCGGAAGGGCGCATCACACCCGGCTGTCCCGGCTTCTATGCGCCAGAACACGAGGTGGCCTGGAAGCGGTTGGTCGATTTCGTCCACGCCGAGACCGAAGCGAAGCTCTGCGCGCAGATCGGCCATTCCGGCGCCAAGGGTTCGACCCGGCTCGGCTGGGAAGGCACCGACGTACCGCTCGCCTCTGGCAACTGGCCCATCATGGCGGCATCGGCTGTCGCGTGGTCGCCTGAGAATCAGGTGCCGAAGGCGATGGATCGCGCCGACATGGATCTGGTGCGCGGGCAGTTCGTGGCGTCGGCCGAGATGGCTCATCGCTGCGGTTTCGACATGCTCGAGATCCACGCCGCGCACGGTTATCTCCTGTCGTCCTTCATCACCCCGGTCACTAACCGACGCACGGATGACTATGGCGGTTCGCTTGAGAACCGCATGCGCTACCCCCTCGAAATCTTCCGCGCCGTGCGCGCCGCCTGGCCGGCGGGCAAGCCGATCTCGATGCGCATCTCGGCCAATGACTGGGTCGGAATCGAGGGCGTCACACCGGCCGACGCGGTGGAGATCGCACGGCTGCTGCATGAGGCCGGCGTCGACATCTGCGACGTCTCGGCCGGCCAGACTTCGGCGCTGGCCAAGCCGGTCTATGGCCGCATGTTCCAGACGCCATTTTCCGACCGCATCCGCAACGAGGTCGGCATGGCGACGATGGCGGTCGGCAACATCTATGAGCCGGACCATGTCAATTCGATCCTGATGGCCGGCCGCGCCGATCTGGTGGCGCTGGCCAGGCCGCATCTCGCCGATCCCTACTGGACGCTGCATGCGGCGGTGACGCTTGGTGACCGTGGTGTGAAGTGGCCGGACCCCTACCTGCCGGGGCGCGACCAGCTCTACCGTCTGGCCGAGCGCGATGCAGCCGCGGGGCTGAAAGTATGA
- a CDS encoding ATP-binding cassette domain-containing protein — protein sequence MAESLISVRGLKVALPDMTRKPLIGRAPLAHILKGLDFDLPSGSVTGIVGESGSGKSTLGRALVRLLEPSAGSISFEGRDITHLPEAELRPLRRDLQMIFQDPMSSLNPRRTIASIIAAPLKQNGLGDNLKSRVAEALQRVGLPQSFASRYRHELSGGQRQRVGIARALALSPKFVLADEIVSGLDVSTQAQILTLLEKLAAEMGLTVAFISHDLSVIRRLCQQVIVMREGVIVEASATDALFDNPKQAYTRDLIAAIPLPEIDAGWLDIPSTAKAQT from the coding sequence ATGGCTGAGTCGCTCATCTCCGTGCGCGGGCTGAAGGTCGCGCTTCCCGACATGACGCGCAAGCCGCTGATCGGTCGCGCGCCTTTGGCTCACATTCTGAAGGGGCTCGACTTCGACCTGCCCAGCGGCTCTGTGACAGGCATCGTCGGCGAATCCGGATCGGGCAAGTCGACGCTTGGCCGCGCGCTGGTCAGGCTGCTGGAGCCAAGCGCCGGCAGTATCAGCTTCGAGGGCCGCGATATAACCCACCTGCCGGAGGCGGAGTTGCGACCACTGCGCCGTGACCTGCAAATGATCTTCCAGGACCCGATGTCGTCGCTCAACCCGCGCCGCACCATCGCTAGCATCATCGCCGCGCCGCTCAAGCAGAACGGCCTTGGCGACAATCTGAAGTCGCGCGTCGCAGAGGCCCTACAGCGCGTCGGCCTGCCGCAAAGCTTTGCCAGCCGCTACCGTCATGAACTGTCAGGCGGCCAGCGGCAGCGCGTCGGGATTGCGCGCGCGCTGGCGCTGTCGCCGAAATTCGTGCTGGCCGACGAGATCGTCTCCGGGCTCGATGTGTCGACGCAGGCGCAGATCCTTACCTTGCTGGAGAAGCTGGCGGCGGAGATGGGCCTGACCGTCGCTTTCATCAGCCACGATCTGTCGGTCATCCGGCGGCTGTGCCAACAAGTGATCGTCATGCGCGAAGGCGTCATCGTCGAGGCCAGCGCCACCGACGCGTTGTTCGACAACCCCAAGCAGGCCTACACGCGCGATCTGATCGCAGCCATTCCGCTGCCCGAAATCGACGCGGGCTGGCTGGATATTCCTTCCACGGCCAAGGCCCAGACGTGA
- a CDS encoding ABC transporter ATP-binding protein — MSACLDITNLSAVLPNGQRVLRSVSLSVQPGEVRALVGESGAGKTMIGKAVLGVLPSSVRIVEGDMKLEGEDLGRLQPKARRTLIGARTALIPQDPLTALNPSRRIGPQMTDRLVRILGWSSDKADQRVRQLLDEVQIRDPDRVLKSYPHELSGGMRQRVLIAAAFAAEPRLIVADEPTTALDVTVQKQILRLIAALQREHGTAILFVTHDLGVVAKISQKVSVLYAGKVVEEADTAALFAAPQHPYTRALMAATPRYTDPFASLKPVDDAVLAGLASEIAAADQAWRRPHG; from the coding sequence ATGAGCGCCTGTCTCGACATCACCAATCTGAGCGCCGTGCTGCCGAACGGCCAGCGCGTGCTGCGCTCTGTGTCGCTCTCCGTGCAACCCGGCGAGGTCCGCGCGCTTGTCGGCGAGAGCGGCGCCGGCAAGACGATGATCGGCAAGGCGGTGCTCGGCGTGCTGCCATCCAGCGTGCGCATCGTCGAAGGCGATATGAAGCTCGAAGGCGAAGACCTGGGCAGGCTGCAGCCCAAGGCACGGCGCACGCTGATCGGCGCCCGCACGGCGCTGATCCCGCAGGATCCGCTGACCGCGCTCAACCCGTCGCGACGCATCGGCCCGCAGATGACCGACCGGCTGGTCCGCATTCTCGGCTGGAGCAGCGACAAGGCCGATCAGCGCGTCCGCCAGTTGCTCGACGAAGTGCAGATCCGCGACCCCGACCGCGTGCTGAAAAGCTATCCGCATGAACTGTCCGGCGGCATGCGCCAGCGCGTGCTGATCGCCGCCGCCTTCGCCGCCGAACCCCGGCTGATCGTCGCCGACGAACCGACGACGGCGCTCGACGTCACCGTGCAGAAGCAGATCCTGCGCCTGATCGCTGCGCTGCAGCGCGAGCACGGCACGGCGATCCTGTTCGTCACCCACGATCTCGGCGTCGTCGCCAAGATCAGCCAGAAGGTGTCGGTGCTTTATGCCGGCAAGGTGGTGGAGGAGGCCGACACGGCTGCTCTCTTCGCAGCACCCCAACACCCCTATACGCGGGCATTGATGGCCGCCACGCCGCGCTACACAGACCCGTTCGCCTCGCTGAAGCCGGTAGACGACGCGGTGCTGGCAGGACTCGCTTCGGAAATCGCTGCGGCAGACCAAGCGTGGAGGCGGCCGCATGGCTGA